A window of Primulina tabacum isolate GXHZ01 chromosome 4, ASM2559414v2, whole genome shotgun sequence contains these coding sequences:
- the LOC142543427 gene encoding uncharacterized protein LOC142543427 isoform X1, which produces MESRCTNICAGDRPTVMVTNDDGIDAPGLRALVSVLVSSDRFRVLVCAPDSEKSAVSHGITWINALSVKPVEISGAIAFAVSGTPADCTSLGISKALFPSFPDLVISGINMGSNCGYHIVYSGTVAGAREAFFNEIPSVSLSYAWVGGRSNINDFTLAAEACLPIVCAIMAEIKKKTYPQNCFLNIDVPTNVANHKGYRLTKQGKSIVKMGWTQVTSDAQREKMSSTMTMETNSPLSSESEASSTKHEHLFFKREVTGSQVEDADTDYCNLREGFITVTPLGALSPAEVDSQAYFKQWLVDVAGCFSSSLCLD; this is translated from the exons atgGAGAGTAGATGTACGAACATCTGCGCCGGCGATCGGCCCACCGTGATGGTGACGAACGACGACGGAATTGACGCGCCTGGCCTCCGAGCTCTCGTTAGCGTTCTCGTCTCTTCTGATCGATTCCGCGTCTTGGTTTGCGCTCCTGACTC AGAAAAATCTGCTGTTAGCCATGGTATTACTTGGATAAATGCTCTCTCTGTCAAGCCGGTGGAAATCAGTGGGGCTATTGCTTTCGCAGTTTCTG GAACTCCAGCTGACTGTACATCTTTGGGAATTTCCAAAGCTCTCTTCCCCTCATTTCCTGATCTG GTTATCAGTGGCATTAATATGGGCAGCAACTGTGGTTACCACAT TGTTTATTCAGGAACCGTAGCAGGGGCTCGGGAAGCCTTTTTTAATGAAATACCTTCTGTATCTCTATCATATGCTTG GGTTGGAGGAAGAAGTAATATCAATGATTTCACGCTAGCAGCAGAGGCATGCTTGCCCATAGTTTGTGCCATAATGGCTGAaatcaagaagaaaacttaTCCTCAAAACTGTTTCCTAAATATTGATGTGCCGACAAATGTTGCAAATCATAAG GGTTATCGACTGACCAAGCAAGGCAAGAGTATTGTGAAAATGGGGTGGACTCAAGTTACTTCTGATGCTCAAAGAGAGAAAATGTCCTCAACTATGACTATGGAGACAAATTCACCACTTAGTTCTGAATCAGAGGCCTCGAGTACAAAACatgaacatctattttttaAGAGAGAA GTCACGGGATCACAAGTGGAAGATGCTGACACAGACTACTGTAACCTTCGAGAAGGATTT ATAACCGTTACTCCTTTAGGTGCCTTGTCTCCTGCAGAGGTGGATAGCCAAGCTTACTTTAAACAATGGCTGGTAGATGTGGCCGGATGCTTCTCTTCTTCCCT ATGTCTTGACTAA
- the LOC142542047 gene encoding uncharacterized protein LOC142542047, translating into MVGKAICDSGTSVNVMPSSLYEKLGLSRMKPTELILQLADKSVKVPLGFVEEVEVQIDKMMLPADFFVLDMENDKNVLVILGRSFLATARAIVGMKQGRLTMEVQDLYHEWNIPTMKGNGDNDEH; encoded by the exons ATGGTGGGAAAAGCTATTTGTGATTCAGGGACGAGCGTGAATGTAATGCCAAGTTCTCTTTACGAGaaacttggactgagcaggatgAAGCCCACAGAACTGATCTTGCAGTTGGCCGATAAATCTGTCAAGGTACCGTTGGGTTTTGTGGAAGAAGTTGAAGTCCAAATAGATAAAATGATGCTTCCAGCAGATTTTTTTGTGCTTGACATGGAGAACGATAAGAATGTTCTTGTCATTCTAGGACGATCATTCTTGGCTACTGCTAGAGCCATCGTTGGCATGAAGCAAGGAAGGCTGACCATGGAGGTTCAAG ATCTGTATCATGAGTGGAACATCCCAACGATGAAAGGAAATGGTGATAACGATGAGCACTGA
- the LOC142543427 gene encoding uncharacterized protein LOC142543427 isoform X2 → MESRCTNICAGDRPTVMVTNDDGIDAPGLRALVSVLVSSDRFRVLVCAPDSEKSAVSHGITWINALSVKPVEISGAIAFAVSGTPADCTSLGISKALFPSFPDLVISGINMGSNCGYHIVYSGTVAGAREAFFNEIPSVSLSYAWVGGRSNINDFTLAAEACLPIVCAIMAEIKKKTYPQNCFLNIDVPTNVANHKGYRLTKQGKSIVKMGWTQVTSDAQREKMSSTMTMETNSPLSSESEASSTKHEHLFFKREVTGSQVEDADTDYCNLREGFITVTPLGALSPAEVDSQAYFKQWLVDVAGCFSSSL, encoded by the exons atgGAGAGTAGATGTACGAACATCTGCGCCGGCGATCGGCCCACCGTGATGGTGACGAACGACGACGGAATTGACGCGCCTGGCCTCCGAGCTCTCGTTAGCGTTCTCGTCTCTTCTGATCGATTCCGCGTCTTGGTTTGCGCTCCTGACTC AGAAAAATCTGCTGTTAGCCATGGTATTACTTGGATAAATGCTCTCTCTGTCAAGCCGGTGGAAATCAGTGGGGCTATTGCTTTCGCAGTTTCTG GAACTCCAGCTGACTGTACATCTTTGGGAATTTCCAAAGCTCTCTTCCCCTCATTTCCTGATCTG GTTATCAGTGGCATTAATATGGGCAGCAACTGTGGTTACCACAT TGTTTATTCAGGAACCGTAGCAGGGGCTCGGGAAGCCTTTTTTAATGAAATACCTTCTGTATCTCTATCATATGCTTG GGTTGGAGGAAGAAGTAATATCAATGATTTCACGCTAGCAGCAGAGGCATGCTTGCCCATAGTTTGTGCCATAATGGCTGAaatcaagaagaaaacttaTCCTCAAAACTGTTTCCTAAATATTGATGTGCCGACAAATGTTGCAAATCATAAG GGTTATCGACTGACCAAGCAAGGCAAGAGTATTGTGAAAATGGGGTGGACTCAAGTTACTTCTGATGCTCAAAGAGAGAAAATGTCCTCAACTATGACTATGGAGACAAATTCACCACTTAGTTCTGAATCAGAGGCCTCGAGTACAAAACatgaacatctattttttaAGAGAGAA GTCACGGGATCACAAGTGGAAGATGCTGACACAGACTACTGTAACCTTCGAGAAGGATTT ATAACCGTTACTCCTTTAGGTGCCTTGTCTCCTGCAGAGGTGGATAGCCAAGCTTACTTTAAACAATGGCTGGTAGATGTGGCCGGATGCTTCTCTTCTTCCCTGTGA